Proteins encoded by one window of Pseudochaenichthys georgianus chromosome 9, fPseGeo1.2, whole genome shotgun sequence:
- the LOC139434505 gene encoding uncharacterized protein isoform X2, which translates to MDHLVTWCGENHLELNALKSVEMVVDFRKNAAPPTPITLCDSPFTAVKSFCFLGTIIAQDLKWKQNICSLVKKAQQRMFFLRQLKKFNLPKTMMVNFYTSIIESILTSSITIWYATATVKDKGRLQRVIHSAEKVIGCNLPSLHDLHASRTLRRAGKIVADPSHPGHKLFTPLPSGRRLRPIRSHTSRHLNSFFPSATGLLNKARPPH; encoded by the coding sequence ATGGACCATCTGGTGACCTGGTGTGGGGAAAACCACCTGGAGCTCAACGCCCTAAAATCAGTGGAGATGGTCGTGGACTTCAGGAAGAACGCAGCCCCACCCACCCCCATCACTCTGTGCGACTCCCCATTCACTGCTGTGAAGTCTTTCTGCTTCCTGGGCACCATCATCGCCCAGGATCTCAAATGGAAGCAGAACATCTGCTCCCTCGTCAAAAAAGCACAGCAGAGGATGTTCTTCCTGAGGCAGCTGAAGAAATTCAACCTGCCAAAGACGATGATGGTGAACTTCTACACCTCCATCATCGAGTccatcctcacctcctccatcaCCATCTGGTACGCCACAGCCACTGTCAAGGATAAGGGCAGGCTGCAGCGGGTCATCCACTCTGCAGAGAAGGTGATCGGCTGTAATCTGCCATCCCTCCACGACCTGCACGCCTCCAGAACCCTGAGGCGGGCAGGGAAGATAGTGGCCGACCCCTCCCACCctggacacaaactgttcacccccctcccctctggcaggaggctgcgcccCATCAGGTCCCATACCTCTCGCCAcctgaacagtttcttcccctccGCTACTGGACTCTTAAACAAGGCCcggcccccccactga